ATTATGGCGCATGACGGCAAAATCCGGGTGGATGAGCTGGAGCGGAAAACGCTCTATTCTGCACGCTATATTCACCGCTTGTTTCATGATAACTGCGGCATGTCGCCCAAAACATTCTGCCGCACGATTCGCTTCCAGAGAGCGCTCGCGCTACTCAATCAGGGAAATATCGACAGCCTGACTACGTTGGCGCAGCGTCTTGAATACGCCGACCAGTCGCATTTTTTCCGTGAATTCAAAGCGTTCTCTTCCTGCTCACCACAACACTATCTGGCACGGCTACAGGCTGTGCGCTATCAGAACCGTATTCGCCAGTGCTGAAGTAGCGTCGCCATCTCACCGCGACGCTGGAGGTGATCCTGTGCTGCGTTTTTGGTGCTCTGTTCTATTTTTTGGCGCAGTGTGCACCAAAAAGACGCTATCGCTGCACCGTAGCGTGTGCCGATTTATTCTATTTTCCCCACCCTGGCCATTGCTATAAACGCTCCACACCGTGCGCTATTGCACATTTCTCTTGTGAAGCTGCCCCTTGTGAATATTGTGAGGTTGTTTATGGCACAGGCAAAAGACGTTGTACCGGGTTTTTACACCATTGATGACGCGATCGCACTGGATGGTGACACCACGCGCGCGTTGCAACTGACCCACCTGAACCGCATGCGTTCTCTGGACGGCCATGCCAAATATTTTGTTCGGGCTGAGGGCTGCACCTTCATCGACGATAAAGGCGAAAAGCATCTGGATATGATTGGTGCCGTCGGGGTGGTGACTGTCGGCAATAACAATGAATTCGTGTGGTCCTGCTTGCAGAAGTGTTTCGACAACCGCTTGTTCATGATGGGCGCGATTTCCTATCACAACGTGACGGCGGCGCTGGCGCATAACATGGCGCTGCTCTCGCCGCAGGGCAAATTGACCAAAATGGGCACCGCGACCGGGGGCGCGGAGGCGATTGAAGGGATGATCAAGCTGGTTAAGCTCGGCACTCGCCATAAAGCGCATAAAACTCATCTGCTGGCGACGCTGGGTGCGTTTCACGGCAAGACATCCGGCGCGGTCTCACTCGGCGGTAAGGATAAATGGCGTGCGGGGCAGCAGCCCACACTGGGCAATATCGATCATGTGGCCTACGGTTCTGTCTCGGAGCTGGAAAGTGCGCTGGCGACCGGAAAATACAAAGCGTTTGTCGTGGAGCCGATTCAGGGGGAAGGCGGCATTATTGTGCCACCAGTTGGCTATCTGAAGGCCGCGCGTGAACTGTGTGACCGCTATGACACGCTGCTGGTGCTGGATGAAATTCAGTGTGGTGCGGCGCGTACCGGTAAGTTCTGGTGCTGCGAACACGACGACGTTGTGCCGGATTGTATTGTCTTTGCCAAAGGGCTGTCAGGCGGGCTGGTGCCGTTTGGTGGCTATCTCTGTACGGAAGCCTTATATGAAGCCGCATATGGCACTATCGAAACCTGCTATCACCATACCGCCACCTATCAGGAAAACACGCTGAGCGCCGCGGCGGCACTGGGCGCATTACAGTTCATCATCGAACACGATCTCTGCGGCATGGCGGAGCGCAAAGGCATGCTGATGATGCAGCGGTTGCGTGATATTCAGGCGCGTCATCCACAGGTGATTAAAGACGTTCGCGGTAAAGGCCTGATGATTGGTCTTGAGTTCGGGCGTTTACCGGAGGCACTGCACGCCAGCATGGGGGAATACTACTCGGCGGCGATTGCCGGGCTGCTGGTGGAAAAATGGCGTATCCAGGTGAACTTCACCATCAATAATCTGGCGGTGTTCCGCTTCCTGCCGCCGCTCACGATCAGTGAAGAAGAGTTGGATTATGCGCTGAATGCGTTTGAATCTGCGCTGAACAGTGTCGTCGAGCAGGTCGAGCACGCCAGTGCCTCTGCGGCGACGGTGTGAGGAGAGGATGATGGCATTTACCTATTCACAACCGGTCAGGCTTTGTCTTGGACGGGGAGAGATCGCCCGCGTTGGTGATGAAGTCGCGCAGTGGGGGACATGTGTGCTGCTGGTAACGGGAAAAACCAACTGCCGTCAAACGGGGCTGCTTGCACGACTGACCGATTTGTTAACCCAAAGCGGTGTACGCTGGGTGCTCTTCGACAGCGTTGAGGCAAACCCGCTTACCACCACCGTAGATGATGGTGCCGCGCTGGCGCGTGAGCAACAGTGTGATGTGGTGCTTGGCGTCGGCGGTGGCAGCGTGATGGACGCGGCGAAAGGCATCGCGTTTATGGCATGTCATACGGGCAATCTGGTGGATTATCTGTTTCAGCCGCCAACCAGCAATGAAGCACTGCCTCTGGTGCTGGTGACCACGACAGCGGGAACGGGCAGCGAAGGCAACTGCGTCGCCGTTTTTACGAATCCTGAAACCCATGATAAGCCGGTGTTTTTCTCGCCTGCGCTGTACGCGAAAACCGCCATTATTGACCCGACGCTCATGGTCACGCAGTCATCCCGTATGGTGGCGTCAACGGGCTTTGACGCGCTCAGTCATAACATTGAAGCGCGGGTGGGCAAGTTCTGCAATCCGATGACGGAAATCATGACCGAGCGCGCCATTCGGCTGCTGACCACCTATTTACCGCGTGTCTGCCGGGATGTGACCGATCTGGATGCCTGGGAGCAGGTCTGTTGGGCGAATACATTGGGCGGAATGGCGATCGGGATGTCGGCCTGCGGTCTGCCGCATGCGATGGAACACCCGCTGAGCGGGTTGTACAACATCACCCACGGTGAAGGGCTTGCCGCGTTGTATCCCGAACTGATGCGTTTTTCCTGTGATGACAATATTGCGGGGTTCGCTGCCGTTACCGGTGCGATGAGCGATAGCGTAACGCATCTTGATGATGCCGAACGGGCAAGGCATAGCGTCTATCTGGTACAGCGCTTGCTGGAAAATATCGGACTGACATTTACGCTCCGCGATCTGGGCGTACGCGAACAGGATATTTCCTGGCTGGCGGATAACTGTGTGCAGACGATGGGCGTGAGTTTGGAACAGAATCCGCGTTCAGCGTCGCGTCAGGATATCGAATCGCTGTATCGCGCCTGCCTGTAAGGTGGC
The genomic region above belongs to Pectobacterium colocasium and contains:
- a CDS encoding aspartate aminotransferase family protein; the encoded protein is MAQAKDVVPGFYTIDDAIALDGDTTRALQLTHLNRMRSLDGHAKYFVRAEGCTFIDDKGEKHLDMIGAVGVVTVGNNNEFVWSCLQKCFDNRLFMMGAISYHNVTAALAHNMALLSPQGKLTKMGTATGGAEAIEGMIKLVKLGTRHKAHKTHLLATLGAFHGKTSGAVSLGGKDKWRAGQQPTLGNIDHVAYGSVSELESALATGKYKAFVVEPIQGEGGIIVPPVGYLKAARELCDRYDTLLVLDEIQCGAARTGKFWCCEHDDVVPDCIVFAKGLSGGLVPFGGYLCTEALYEAAYGTIETCYHHTATYQENTLSAAAALGALQFIIEHDLCGMAERKGMLMMQRLRDIQARHPQVIKDVRGKGLMIGLEFGRLPEALHASMGEYYSAAIAGLLVEKWRIQVNFTINNLAVFRFLPPLTISEEELDYALNAFESALNSVVEQVEHASASAATV
- a CDS encoding iron-containing alcohol dehydrogenase, which gives rise to MMAFTYSQPVRLCLGRGEIARVGDEVAQWGTCVLLVTGKTNCRQTGLLARLTDLLTQSGVRWVLFDSVEANPLTTTVDDGAALAREQQCDVVLGVGGGSVMDAAKGIAFMACHTGNLVDYLFQPPTSNEALPLVLVTTTAGTGSEGNCVAVFTNPETHDKPVFFSPALYAKTAIIDPTLMVTQSSRMVASTGFDALSHNIEARVGKFCNPMTEIMTERAIRLLTTYLPRVCRDVTDLDAWEQVCWANTLGGMAIGMSACGLPHAMEHPLSGLYNITHGEGLAALYPELMRFSCDDNIAGFAAVTGAMSDSVTHLDDAERARHSVYLVQRLLENIGLTFTLRDLGVREQDISWLADNCVQTMGVSLEQNPRSASRQDIESLYRACL